The following coding sequences are from one Candidatus Nitrohelix vancouverensis window:
- a CDS encoding dTDP-6-deoxy-L-hexose 3-O-methyltransferase, which yields MIEMPDYDKMYEYETNFHLTMDLNRLSKFVAHYEVFKMAQEVPGNIVECGVFKGTSFSRFAMLREMLGNSFSAKLIAFDVFNDEYPNTSYEEDQAQRDKWIQTAGPSSISVEQLSDSLTRRGVENFELVAGDVLETIPEYLKKYPELKISLLNVDIDFVESTLCVLENLYDRVMSGGIVLLDNYAAYHGDTKGIDDFFSGKSARIKRFPFATRPCYVVKD from the coding sequence ATGATTGAAATGCCCGATTACGACAAAATGTACGAGTACGAAACCAATTTTCATTTGACCATGGACTTGAATCGTCTCAGCAAATTTGTCGCTCATTACGAAGTATTTAAAATGGCGCAGGAAGTGCCGGGAAATATTGTAGAATGCGGAGTGTTTAAAGGCACCTCGTTTTCCCGCTTTGCCATGCTTAGGGAAATGCTCGGAAATTCTTTTTCTGCAAAATTAATTGCCTTCGACGTTTTCAATGATGAATACCCGAATACCAGTTACGAAGAGGATCAGGCGCAACGCGATAAATGGATACAAACTGCCGGGCCTAGTTCTATCAGCGTGGAACAACTGAGCGACTCGTTAACGCGCCGTGGGGTTGAAAATTTTGAACTGGTTGCCGGGGACGTGCTGGAAACCATTCCCGAATATCTGAAAAAATATCCGGAACTGAAGATTTCTCTGTTAAATGTGGATATTGATTTCGTAGAATCAACCTTGTGCGTTCTTGAAAATTTATACGATCGCGTCATGTCCGGCGGCATTGTCTTGCTGGACAATTATGCGGCCTACCACGGAGACACCAAGGGGATCGATGATTTCTTCTCAGGCAAATCGGCGCGCATCAAACGATTCCCCTTTGCAACGCGTCCGTGTTATGTTGTTAAAGATTGA